A stretch of the Balearica regulorum gibbericeps isolate bBalReg1 chromosome 15, bBalReg1.pri, whole genome shotgun sequence genome encodes the following:
- the GET4 gene encoding Golgi to ER traffic protein 4 homolog isoform X1, giving the protein MAAAIMAAEQEAGKGGGRNRGGVQRVEGKLRASVEKGDYYEAHQMYRTLFFRYMSQGKHAEARELMYSGALLFFSHNQQNSAADLSMLVLESLEKSDAKVADDLLENLAKLFSLMDPNSPERVAFVSRALKWSSGGSGKLGHPKLHQLLAITLWKEQNYSESRYHFLHSTDGEGCANMLVEYSSSRGYRSEVDMFVAQAVLQFLCLKNKTSASVVFTTYTQKHPSIEKGPPFVQPLLNFIWFLLLAVDGGKLTVFTVLCEQYQPSLKRDPMYNEYLDRIGQLFFGVPPKQTSSYGGLLGNLLNSLMGTGEDDDAEDGQEDSSPIELD; this is encoded by the exons ATGGCGGCGGCGATTATGGCGGCGGAGCAGGAAGCCGGGAAAGGCGGCGGCAGGAACCGCGGCGGCGTGCAGCGCGTGGAGGGCAAGCTGCGCGCCAGCGTCGAGAAGGGCGACTACTACGAGGCGCACCAGATGTACCGGACGCTCTTCTTCAG GTATATGTCACAAGGAAAACATGCAGAAGCAAGAGAACTAATGTATTCAGGGGCTTTGCTGTTCTTCAGTCATAACCAG CAAAACAGTGCTGCTGATCTGTCCATGCTGGTTTTGGAGTCTTTGGAGAAATCGGATGCAAAAGTAGCAGATGACCTTCTAG AAAACTTGGCTAAATTGTTTAGTTTAATGGATCCAAATTCTCCTGAAAGAGTGGCTTTTGTATCCAGAGCACTAAAATGGTCTAGCGGGGGATCAGGAAAGCTTGGACATCCAAAACTACACCAGTTACTAGCAATTACCCTGTGGAAAG agCAAAACTATAGTGAATCTCGGTATCACTTCTTGCACTCCACAGATGGCGAGGGATGTGCAAATATGCTAGTAGAATACTCCTCGTCCAGGGGATATCGCAGTGAGGTGGACATGTTTGTAGCACAGGCAGTACTACA atttctctgcttaaaaaataagACCAGCGCATCAGTTGTTTTTACAACATACACACAGAAACATCCTTCCATAGAAAAGGGTCCGCCCTTTGTTCAACCACTGCTAAACTTCATCTGGTTTCTGTTGTTGGCGGTTGATGG tggAAAACTAACAGTATTTACAGTATTGTGTGAACAGTATCAACCTTCACTGAAAAGAGATCCCATGTATAATGAG TACCTAGATAGAATAGGACAGCTTTTCTTTGGAGTCCCGCCCAAGCAGACGTCGTCCTATGGAGGATTACTAG GAAATCTTTTAAACAGCCTGATGGGAACTGGAGAAGACGACGACGCAGAAGATGGTCAGGAAGATAGCAGTCCTATCGAGCTCGACTGA
- the GET4 gene encoding Golgi to ER traffic protein 4 homolog isoform X2 translates to MAAAIMAAEQEAGKGGGRNRGGVQRVEGKLRASVEKGDYYEAHQMYRTLFFRYMSQGKHAEARELMYSGALLFFSHNQQNSAADLSMLVLESLEKSDAKVADDLLENLAKLFSLMDPNSPERVAFVSRALKWSSGGSGKLGHPKLHQLLAITLWKDGEGCANMLVEYSSSRGYRSEVDMFVAQAVLQFLCLKNKTSASVVFTTYTQKHPSIEKGPPFVQPLLNFIWFLLLAVDGGKLTVFTVLCEQYQPSLKRDPMYNEYLDRIGQLFFGVPPKQTSSYGGLLGNLLNSLMGTGEDDDAEDGQEDSSPIELD, encoded by the exons ATGGCGGCGGCGATTATGGCGGCGGAGCAGGAAGCCGGGAAAGGCGGCGGCAGGAACCGCGGCGGCGTGCAGCGCGTGGAGGGCAAGCTGCGCGCCAGCGTCGAGAAGGGCGACTACTACGAGGCGCACCAGATGTACCGGACGCTCTTCTTCAG GTATATGTCACAAGGAAAACATGCAGAAGCAAGAGAACTAATGTATTCAGGGGCTTTGCTGTTCTTCAGTCATAACCAG CAAAACAGTGCTGCTGATCTGTCCATGCTGGTTTTGGAGTCTTTGGAGAAATCGGATGCAAAAGTAGCAGATGACCTTCTAG AAAACTTGGCTAAATTGTTTAGTTTAATGGATCCAAATTCTCCTGAAAGAGTGGCTTTTGTATCCAGAGCACTAAAATGGTCTAGCGGGGGATCAGGAAAGCTTGGACATCCAAAACTACACCAGTTACTAGCAATTACCCTGTGGAAAG ATGGCGAGGGATGTGCAAATATGCTAGTAGAATACTCCTCGTCCAGGGGATATCGCAGTGAGGTGGACATGTTTGTAGCACAGGCAGTACTACA atttctctgcttaaaaaataagACCAGCGCATCAGTTGTTTTTACAACATACACACAGAAACATCCTTCCATAGAAAAGGGTCCGCCCTTTGTTCAACCACTGCTAAACTTCATCTGGTTTCTGTTGTTGGCGGTTGATGG tggAAAACTAACAGTATTTACAGTATTGTGTGAACAGTATCAACCTTCACTGAAAAGAGATCCCATGTATAATGAG TACCTAGATAGAATAGGACAGCTTTTCTTTGGAGTCCCGCCCAAGCAGACGTCGTCCTATGGAGGATTACTAG GAAATCTTTTAAACAGCCTGATGGGAACTGGAGAAGACGACGACGCAGAAGATGGTCAGGAAGATAGCAGTCCTATCGAGCTCGACTGA